One part of the Rutidosis leptorrhynchoides isolate AG116_Rl617_1_P2 chromosome 1, CSIRO_AGI_Rlap_v1, whole genome shotgun sequence genome encodes these proteins:
- the LOC139885615 gene encoding serine/threonine-protein kinase haspin homolog, which yields MTSRTGHKGDDIWLQISATESNNQLQEQEIAIVYRRKNPQKESLSTTSTSKQVSVSQKNRVSFAPAKRISWNRSLFTRGRTSIAVAASTEYGPQKEKRTRKNKPPLPRAKGVPPQNYEKECAYFKEVDEFELLEESPSPQNKTWVMGTKDRVPETHLSSMIKKWLITLKHNHNYAPSPSLSRILETPAQSHNSIYNGVLDFTSLKTSRTDTGPNYSQSKQTSGVIASNNRSDIIETVEENDSEDVEFGIRNLSLSSRESLLSDQPWDPLLALLTLCGQSSPTSFSDVLSAFCDLESIAKVGEGTYGEVFIAGGTVCKVVPFDGDSLVNNEIQKKAEDLLEEVMLMLTLNQLRGNNNQTRNVCPTFIQTLSLRVCDGNYDDAMIRAWDEWDKENISQNDHPNEFAEKQRFVVFVQEHGGKDLESFVLLSFDEARSLLVQITVALAVAEAAFEFEHRDLHWGNILLNRKGSDTLQFIVDGKKVHVKTYGLVASIIDFTLSRMNTGEDILFLDLSLDQGLFEGPKGDKQSETYRKMKEVTEDCWEASFPKTNVLWLQYLVDILLIKKVYDRTSKDERELRSLKKRLNGYESAKESMIDPFFSDLIVSD from the exons ATGACTTCCCGTACAG gcCATAAGGGTGATGATATCTGGTTACAAATCAGTGCAACTGAATCAAATAATCAACTTCAAGAACAAGAAATTGCGATTGTTTATAGGCGCAAAAACCCCCAAAAGGAAAGCCTATCAACAACCTCAACCTC GAAGCAGGTGAGTGTAAGTCAGAAGAATCGTGTGAGTTTTGCTCCTGCGAAAAGGATCAGTTGGAACCGTTCCCTCTTCACCAG AGGACGAACGAGCATTGCTGTTGCTGCAAGTACTGAATATGGCCCACAAAAGGAGAAGCGAACAAGAAAAAACAAACCTCCACTTCCTAGA GCAAAAGGTGTACCTCCTCAAAATTACGAAAAGGAATGTGCATACTTTAAGGAGGTTGATGAGTTTGAATTATTAGAAGAAAGCCCCTCACCACAGAACAAAACTTGGGTGATGGGGACTAAAGATCGTGTTCCCGAAACACATTTATCATCAATGATAAAGAAATGGCTAATTACACTAAAGCATAATCACAATTATGCACCTTCTCCATCACTTTCTAGAATTTTAGAAACTCCTGCGCAATCTCATAATTCTATTTATAACGGCGTGCTGGATTTCACGAGCTTAAAGACGTCTAGAACCGATACAGGTCCGAATTATAGTCAAAGTAAACAGACTTCGGGTGTTATTGCTTCCAATAATAGAAGTGACATAATAGAGACCGTGGAAGAAAATGATTCCGAAGATGTTGAGTTTGGTATTCGTAATCTTTCTTTATCATCGCGAGAGTCTTTATTGAGTGACCAACCTTGGGACCCACTATTAGCTTTGTTAACACTTTGTGGGCAGTCTTCACCAACAAGTTTTTCAGATGTGCTATCTGCATTCTG TGATCTTGAAAGTATAGCCAAGGTAGGTGAAGGTACGTACGGAGAAGTGTttattgctggtggtactgttTGCAAAGTTGTACCATTTGATGGTGACTCATTAGTCAATAATGAAATTCAAAAG AAAGCTGAAGATTTACTTGAGGAAGTTATGCTTATGCTGACCCTAAATCAATTAAGGGGAAATAACAATCAGACTCGTAATGTTTGTCCGACATTTATACAGACGTTAAG TTTAAGGGTATGTGATGGTAATTATGATGATGCCATGATAAGAGCATGGGATGAATGGGataaggagaatatttctcaaaatGATCATCCGAACGAGTTTGCTGAAAAGCAG CGTTTTGTTGTGTTTGTTCAAGAACATGGTGGGAAGGATCTGGAGAGCTTTGTGCTTTTGAGCTTCGATGAAGCACGTAGTTTGTTAGTCCAG ATTACTGTTGCTTTGGCAGTTGCAGAAGCTGCTTTTGAATTTGAACACAGGGATTTGCACTG GGGGAATATTTTGTTGAATCGAAAAGGTTCTGATACATTGCAGTTCATTGTCGATGGGAAGAAAGTTCATGTCAAGACATATGGTTTGGTGGCATCAATTATCGATTTCACACTGTCTAGGATGAATACAG GTGAAGATATTCTTTTTCTTGATCTATCGTTGGACCAGGGACTATTCGAAGGACCAAAAGGAGATAAACAG TCGGAAACTTATAGGAAAATGAAAGAAGTTACAGAAGATTGCTGGGAGGCAAG TTTCCCCAAGACGAACGTGCTGTGGTTGCAATACCTGGTTGACATTTTGCTGATAAAGAAAGTTTAT GATCGAACGTCTAAAGATGAAAGGGAGTTACGTTCTCTAAAGAAGCGTTTGAATGGCTACGAATCTGCAAAAGAATCGATGATTGATCCATTCTTTAGTGACCTAATTGTTAGTGATTGA